From a single Lewinella sp. LCG006 genomic region:
- a CDS encoding patatin-like phospholipase family protein, whose translation MQNKEKTGLVLSGGAIRGIAHLGVLKFLQEADLEPDIIAGASAGALVGAFYAAGYTAEESLAFFLKNKPITWRNYARRKPGILVFDRFAQSLAEQFPVDQFSALAKPLFITRTNLETGLGEIVNQGPLIKNLLASAAFPLLFAPIEINGVLYSDGGITNNFPIEPLLPLCEKTLGVYVNPLPLKPASKLKTAFTVAERAFQISVTQTSLPKFQACDMVIIPKELEEYSLINTRRIKEIFQIGYQAALKERKALEKLFAK comes from the coding sequence ATGCAAAATAAAGAAAAAACAGGCTTGGTTTTATCGGGCGGTGCCATCAGGGGTATCGCGCACTTGGGCGTCCTTAAGTTCTTGCAAGAAGCGGATCTGGAGCCAGACATCATCGCTGGTGCCAGCGCCGGTGCTTTGGTGGGTGCTTTTTACGCGGCGGGCTATACTGCCGAAGAATCGCTGGCCTTTTTCCTTAAAAACAAACCGATCACCTGGCGCAATTATGCTCGCCGAAAACCAGGGATTTTGGTCTTTGACCGATTTGCCCAAAGTCTGGCCGAACAATTCCCTGTAGATCAGTTTTCAGCTTTAGCAAAACCGCTCTTTATTACGCGCACCAATCTTGAAACGGGCCTCGGAGAAATTGTCAACCAGGGGCCTTTGATTAAAAATTTACTGGCTTCCGCCGCTTTTCCACTGCTGTTTGCCCCCATTGAAATCAATGGCGTATTGTATTCCGACGGAGGAATCACCAACAATTTCCCCATTGAGCCTTTGTTGCCTCTTTGCGAAAAAACATTGGGCGTCTACGTCAACCCGCTCCCCTTGAAGCCCGCCTCCAAGTTAAAAACAGCCTTCACGGTTGCCGAAAGAGCTTTTCAAATCAGCGTCACCCAAACCTCCCTGCCTAAGTTTCAAGCATGTGATATGGTTATCATTCCCAAGGAGTTGGAAGAATACAGCCTCATCAATACCAGACGGATTAAAGAAATTTTTCAGATCGGTTACCAGGCTGCCTTAAAAGAACGGAAAGCCCTGGAAAAATTATTTGCAAAATAA